Within the Elusimicrobiota bacterium genome, the region AGTATCATTATCCAGCAGGAAGTCGGTAGGGATGCAAAATCATTTGGTACTGCACTGTTACATATTTTACGACTTGACCCTGACATAATCTGTATCGGCGAAATGCGGGATTTAGAAACAATATCAACCGCACTAACAGCTGCAGAAACAGGCCATCTTGTTATAGGAACGCTTCATACAGCCGACGCTACACAGACAATAGATAGAATAGTGAATGCATTCCCACCACACGAACACTCTCAAGTTCTGTTTCAACTTGCGAATTGTTTGCAAGGTGTAATCGCACAGCGACTCCTTCCATCAGTAGATAAAAAAAATCGTGTGCTTGCCTGTGAGATTATGATTGCAACTGATGCTGTAAGAAACACTATACGAGAAAACAAAATCCAGATGCTTTACAGTATCATACAATCCGGTAAAGAAGCAGAAATGCAAACACTGGATTCAGCGCTAAAAGATTTGTATAAAAAAGGGATGATTACCTACGATACCGCTATCTCCAGTGCCCGCGACCCTAAATACATAATGAACAAATAATGAAATTGAAAAAAATTAAATTGGTCGTTGGCTTTATAATAATTGTAGTCATGTATTTTGCTGTGTATCAAACATACCAAAAACATTCACAAGGCAAAAGAATACACTTTGAGAAAAAGGGATTGCAGAATATAGTTACTACCGAACTCTCAAAAGCAATTGAGAATAGCAAAGCAAAAAGCGGTTTTGTTATTGTTGAAAATCCCCAAACTGGTGAAATAGTTGCAATTGCGAATGATGGCATACTTTTACAGCCGAGATATATTGATGTCACTGAAAGTTCTATTACCATATCTGAAAGGAAAGAAATACAGCGTGTAATATCACCAAGAACTGC harbors:
- a CDS encoding PilT/PilU family type 4a pilus ATPase, giving the protein MKINDLIKKALEKNASDLHIVSGLPPSMRVAGEIIIMDEDVIKPEKTKELIYPLLTEEQQKVFERDWKISFSTLIEDLAHIRVSVYYHLGQIESAIRLRALEIKKLEELGLPKIVEELTRKPNGLVLVTGATGEGKTTTLYSMIDLINREKRCKIITVEDPVEYLFTHNRSIIIQQEVGRDAKSFGTALLHILRLDPDIICIGEMRDLETISTALTAAETGHLVIGTLHTADATQTIDRIVNAFPPHEHSQVLFQLANCLQGVIAQRLLPSVDKKNRVLACEIMIATDAVRNTIRENKIQMLYSIIQSGKEAEMQTLDSALKDLYKKGMITYDTAISSARDPKYIMNK
- a CDS encoding penicillin-binding transpeptidase domain-containing protein; amino-acid sequence: MKLKKIKLVVGFIIIVVMYFAVYQTYQKHSQGKRIHFEKKGLQNIVTTELSKAIENSKAKSGFVIVENPQTGEIVAIANDGILLQPRYIDVTESSITISERKEIQRVISPRTAKKIRKMLIQTVGVNCNVK